A genome region from Tolypothrix sp. PCC 7712 includes the following:
- a CDS encoding YdcF family protein encodes MYSRRKLKKYRFLAVASLILTLLAIIPLRLAIATTQTPHPQAFLTLGGDPPREQYTAELAKWYPSLEVWVSSPPEPDKTYALFQAANIATRLHIDNRATDTVTNFTTLVSDFKKRQIQHLYLVTSKNHMPRATAIAFFVLGSQGIVFTPLSVPSDQPQESVIRILRDIARSLLWIITGYTGANL; translated from the coding sequence ATGTATAGTCGTCGTAAACTGAAAAAATATAGGTTTTTGGCTGTAGCGAGTTTGATTCTTACCCTATTAGCGATCATTCCTTTGCGTTTAGCGATCGCAACAACTCAAACACCCCACCCTCAAGCCTTTCTTACCTTAGGTGGCGATCCTCCTAGGGAACAATATACTGCTGAACTAGCTAAATGGTATCCATCGTTAGAAGTTTGGGTGTCTTCTCCTCCAGAACCAGATAAGACATATGCATTGTTTCAAGCTGCAAATATCGCTACTCGGTTACATATAGATAATCGTGCTACTGATACGGTTACTAACTTTACTACCTTAGTTTCAGATTTTAAGAAACGCCAGATTCAGCATCTCTACCTGGTAACATCTAAAAATCATATGCCTAGAGCCACAGCGATCGCTTTTTTTGTTCTAGGTAGTCAAGGAATCGTTTTCACTCCACTTTCTGTACCATCCGATCAACCTCAAGAATCGGTAATTCGTATTCTGCGAGATATTGCTCGCTCCTTACTCTGGATAATCACAGGTTATACAGGAGCCAATCTTTAG
- a CDS encoding TrbI/VirB10 family protein, which produces MTKMLISSESPPQDLVLLKSDNSPLEVHSDEWESRIAQLVGFEDESASVDTEAVSEAAELQPSLPEPSEVKTEQSLSSNPFAKLGVVSTATLAIVLVAGAFLSQLMGSNQKPKKNIIVSPEMQPTTTKDSISEDLAAEVETLKTKLALTEQADAIKLAQQKLRSGKLISASQVANQRNSQPDTFPDRRTVLPIIPTPPLPPSAVNAPRVVTVERIVRPPYPQQTPFPLPSLLPQPIVTNPNPQPLINITPSPTPNPLQEWSKLAKLGSYGQVAVTNTPNVNATTPINQRNEPVQPQSNNPQPEQPRQQTSVVSQVSSQSPKSIAIGSSAKAVLATAVFGETSKSSNSDDKNVFVVRLKEPLKAVDGAIAIPANTELLAEIGSLSEQGLLQMKVVKMIAKDNGNLTERSLPENAMMVRASQGRPLIANQFPNRGSSILGMDIGLFVLGGLGKAAELTNRTESQVVTTNAGGTVISNTNPQRNIWAGVLEGGMNTVVPQITQRNQQAIAQMSQRTNVWFLPAGTAVEIYVNQLMQL; this is translated from the coding sequence ATAACAAAAATGCTAATCTCTTCAGAAAGTCCTCCACAAGATTTAGTTCTACTCAAATCTGATAATTCTCCGTTAGAGGTACACTCTGATGAATGGGAATCACGAATAGCACAATTAGTTGGTTTTGAAGATGAATCTGCATCTGTTGATACGGAAGCAGTATCAGAGGCTGCTGAATTGCAGCCATCATTACCTGAACCATCAGAAGTTAAAACTGAGCAGTCACTGTCATCTAATCCCTTTGCTAAGTTAGGTGTGGTAAGTACTGCCACTTTAGCTATAGTGTTAGTTGCTGGCGCATTTTTATCGCAGTTGATGGGTAGTAATCAAAAGCCCAAAAAGAATATTATTGTTTCTCCAGAAATGCAGCCGACAACCACAAAAGACTCAATTTCTGAAGATTTAGCAGCAGAAGTAGAAACTCTTAAAACTAAATTAGCCCTTACAGAACAAGCAGACGCTATCAAATTAGCACAACAAAAATTAAGGAGTGGAAAACTCATATCTGCTTCTCAGGTAGCCAATCAACGAAATTCGCAACCAGATACTTTTCCAGATAGACGAACTGTGTTACCTATAATACCAACACCCCCATTACCACCATCAGCAGTTAATGCACCCCGTGTAGTCACTGTTGAGCGCATTGTCAGACCTCCCTATCCTCAACAAACGCCTTTTCCTCTACCTTCGCTGTTACCACAACCAATAGTTACCAACCCAAATCCTCAGCCATTAATTAATATAACTCCATCACCGACACCGAACCCGCTTCAAGAATGGTCAAAGTTAGCAAAGTTAGGTAGCTATGGACAGGTTGCTGTCACTAATACACCTAATGTGAATGCAACCACTCCGATCAACCAAAGAAATGAGCCAGTACAGCCACAGAGTAATAATCCTCAGCCTGAACAACCCAGACAGCAAACTTCTGTGGTTAGTCAAGTATCATCGCAGAGTCCAAAATCTATAGCCATTGGTAGTAGTGCTAAAGCTGTTTTGGCGACAGCAGTATTTGGAGAAACCAGTAAATCTTCCAATAGCGATGACAAAAATGTTTTTGTAGTACGTTTAAAAGAGCCATTAAAAGCAGTGGATGGTGCGATCGCTATTCCTGCAAATACCGAATTATTAGCTGAAATTGGTTCTCTTTCCGAACAAGGCTTACTGCAAATGAAAGTAGTAAAAATGATTGCCAAAGATAATGGAAATCTTACGGAAAGAAGCTTACCAGAAAATGCGATGATGGTGCGTGCATCCCAAGGTAGACCTCTAATCGCCAACCAATTCCCTAATAGGGGTTCATCTATTTTAGGTATGGATATAGGACTATTTGTCTTAGGTGGCCTTGGTAAAGCAGCAGAGTTAACTAACCGTACAGAATCTCAAGTTGTGACTACAAATGCTGGTGGTACTGTCATTAGTAATACCAACCCACAACGCAACATTTGGGCGGGAGTTTTAGAAGGTGGAATGAACACTGTGGTTCCCCAAATTACCCAACGCAATCAACAAGCGATCGCCCAAATGAGCCAAAGAACTAATGTTTGGTTTTTACCTGCGGGTACAGCAGTTGAAATCTACGTTAATCAATTGATGCAATTGTAA
- a CDS encoding MBL fold metallo-hydrolase, which translates to MMDNPTQLVLPTDSNKADIETGEILFIGTATVLLRYAGFTILTDPNFLHKGEHVHLHYGIRSARKTNPAIEMTELPPLDLIVLSHMHEDHFDRVVEQKLDKNLPIITTPHAANKLKQKGFKATQALETWESLTVTKGNNSLRISAMPGRHGPGAINALLPPVMGSMLEFQNSTKETLYRLYITGDTLLYEELKEIPQKYPDIDLALLHLGGTKIFGILLTMDAMQGVQAIKIIAPQTAIPIHYNDYTVFKSPLEDFMQAVTAAGLETQVRYLNHGETYKFTVK; encoded by the coding sequence ATGATGGATAACCCTACTCAACTTGTCTTGCCTACAGACAGCAACAAAGCAGATATTGAAACGGGTGAAATCTTATTTATTGGCACTGCAACTGTGCTTTTGCGCTATGCAGGATTTACAATACTTACCGACCCGAACTTTCTCCATAAAGGAGAACACGTGCATCTGCATTATGGCATCCGCTCGGCTCGGAAAACTAATCCAGCAATAGAAATGACGGAGTTACCACCCCTGGATTTAATTGTGCTGTCGCATATGCATGAGGATCATTTTGACCGCGTTGTCGAGCAAAAACTCGACAAAAACTTACCAATTATCACAACCCCTCATGCAGCAAATAAGTTGAAACAAAAAGGATTTAAAGCAACGCAAGCACTTGAGACTTGGGAAAGTTTGACTGTTACTAAAGGCAATAATTCACTGCGAATTAGCGCTATGCCAGGAAGACATGGCCCTGGCGCGATCAATGCTTTACTTCCACCTGTAATGGGCAGTATGTTAGAGTTTCAAAATTCTACCAAAGAAACTCTATATCGCCTCTACATTACGGGCGATACACTTTTGTATGAAGAGTTAAAAGAGATTCCCCAAAAGTACCCTGACATTGACCTTGCATTACTGCACCTAGGAGGAACAAAAATATTTGGTATTCTCCTAACTATGGATGCAATGCAGGGAGTACAAGCAATTAAAATAATTGCTCCCCAGACTGCTATACCAATTCACTATAACGATTACACAGTTTTCAAGTCACCGCTAGAGGATTTTATGCAGGCGGTTACAGCAGCAGGTTTAGAAACTCAGGTGAGATACTTAAATCACGGTGAAACTTACAAATTTACTGTGAAATAA
- the katG gene encoding catalase/peroxidase HPI: MSSESGCPFTGGGQKFQARHVPSNRDWWPNYLNLSILHQHSPQSNPMGEAFNYAQEFQSLDLNAVRQDIYQLMTTSQDWWPADYGHYGPLFIRMAWHSAGTYRIGDGRGGAGSGSQRFEPLNSWPDNANLDKARMLLWPIKQKYGKKISWADLMVFAGNCALESMGFKTLGFAGGRVDVWQPEEDIYWGSEKTWLGDERYSGDRVLLNPLAAVQMGLIYVNPEGPNGEPDPVGSGRDIRDTFGRMAMNDAETVALVAGGHTFGKCHGAAEATHVGHEPGGATIVEQGLGWKSTFNTGVGIDAITSGIEGAWTPTPTQWDNSYLETLFKYDWELVKSPAGAHQWTPKNGAGAGTVPDAHDPAKRHAPMMTTADMAMRLDPIYEPISRRYYEHPDEFADAFAKAWFKLTHRDMGPRSRYLGPEVPEEEFLWQDPIPPVTHQLIDEQDIAALKGKILASGLSVSQLVTTAWASASTFRCSDMRGGANGARIRLAPQKDWEVNQPTQLATVLQTLEAIQQEFNSAQPGGKEVSLADLIVLGGCAGIEQAAKNAGHDLTVPFQPGRTDALPEKTDVESFAVLEPTADGFRNYTSGKRSESLEELLVDRAQLLSLSAPQMTVLVGGLRVLGANYGASKHGVFTHRPETLTNDFFVNLLDLGTTWKAISEDEYEFEGSDRKTGALKWTGTRVDLIFGSNSQLRALAEVYGAEDSQPKFVHDFVAAWDKVMNLDRYDLK, from the coding sequence ATGAGCAGCGAAAGCGGATGCCCATTTACGGGCGGAGGCCAGAAATTTCAGGCTCGTCATGTGCCGTCGAACCGAGACTGGTGGCCAAATTATTTGAATCTGAGCATTCTCCACCAGCACTCACCCCAGTCCAATCCGATGGGTGAGGCGTTCAACTACGCTCAGGAGTTTCAGAGTCTCGACTTAAATGCTGTCAGGCAAGATATCTATCAGCTGATGACCACCTCTCAAGACTGGTGGCCAGCCGACTACGGTCATTATGGGCCGCTGTTCATCCGCATGGCTTGGCACAGCGCAGGCACCTATCGGATTGGCGACGGTCGCGGCGGCGCGGGATCAGGTAGCCAAAGGTTTGAGCCACTCAACAGTTGGCCCGACAATGCCAACCTCGACAAGGCGCGGATGTTACTTTGGCCAATCAAGCAGAAATACGGCAAGAAAATCTCCTGGGCTGACCTCATGGTCTTCGCCGGCAACTGCGCCTTAGAGTCGATGGGCTTCAAGACGCTCGGCTTTGCGGGCGGGCGCGTAGATGTCTGGCAGCCAGAAGAAGATATCTACTGGGGTTCTGAGAAAACCTGGCTCGGCGACGAGCGTTACAGTGGCGATCGTGTGCTCCTCAATCCCCTGGCTGCGGTTCAGATGGGTCTAATTTACGTGAATCCCGAAGGGCCCAACGGCGAACCCGATCCTGTTGGCTCAGGGCGCGATATTCGCGATACCTTTGGGCGGATGGCGATGAATGATGCAGAAACGGTGGCGCTCGTTGCTGGCGGGCATACCTTTGGCAAATGTCATGGTGCGGCCGAAGCGACGCACGTAGGTCATGAACCTGGGGGTGCCACCATTGTGGAGCAGGGTCTCGGTTGGAAAAGCACCTTCAACACAGGTGTCGGCATTGATGCCATCACCAGCGGTATCGAAGGGGCATGGACTCCTACGCCGACGCAATGGGACAACAGCTACCTCGAAACCCTATTTAAATACGACTGGGAACTGGTGAAAAGTCCTGCTGGCGCACATCAGTGGACACCTAAGAATGGCGCTGGCGCAGGTACCGTGCCCGACGCACATGATCCAGCAAAACGGCACGCCCCCATGATGACTACAGCGGACATGGCCATGAGGCTTGACCCCATCTACGAGCCGATTTCGCGGCGTTATTACGAGCACCCGGATGAGTTTGCAGATGCGTTTGCCAAGGCGTGGTTCAAGCTGACGCATCGCGACATGGGGCCGCGATCGCGCTATCTCGGCCCAGAAGTCCCGGAAGAAGAGTTTTTGTGGCAAGATCCCATCCCCCCAGTCACCCATCAATTGATTGATGAGCAGGATATCGCCGCTCTCAAAGGCAAGATTCTGGCCTCGGGACTGTCTGTTTCCCAACTCGTTACGACTGCTTGGGCATCTGCCTCAACGTTCCGCTGCTCCGATATGCGCGGTGGAGCAAACGGGGCGCGTATTCGTCTCGCGCCGCAGAAGGATTGGGAAGTCAACCAGCCGACTCAACTGGCAACAGTACTGCAAACCCTAGAGGCAATTCAACAGGAGTTCAACAGCGCGCAGCCCGGCGGGAAGGAGGTTTCGCTAGCTGACTTGATCGTTCTGGGCGGATGTGCAGGGATCGAACAAGCAGCGAAAAATGCTGGTCACGACCTGACGGTTCCCTTCCAGCCGGGACGCACGGATGCGTTGCCAGAGAAAACGGATGTCGAATCCTTCGCCGTGCTGGAGCCAACTGCGGACGGGTTCCGCAACTACACCAGCGGCAAACGTAGCGAATCCCTGGAGGAGTTGCTGGTTGATCGGGCGCAATTGCTTTCCCTTTCAGCCCCGCAGATGACGGTTCTTGTAGGCGGCTTGCGTGTCTTGGGCGCGAACTATGGAGCATCGAAACACGGTGTCTTTACCCATCGTCCAGAGACATTGACTAATGACTTCTTCGTGAATCTGCTCGACCTGGGTACAACTTGGAAGGCGATTTCTGAAGATGAATATGAGTTTGAGGGGAGCGATCGCAAAACAGGGGCACTTAAGTGGACTGGTACCCGTGTTGACCTGATCTTCGGCTCAAATTCTCAGCTACGAGCTCTCGCAGAAGTCTACGGAGCTGAGGACTCGCAGCCAAAATTTGTACATGACTTTGTGGCGGCGTGGGACAAGGTGATGAACCTTGATCGCTATGACCTCAAATAG
- a CDS encoding flavin reductase family protein translates to MIIDPSQIDPRNSYQLLIGSIVPRPIAWVSTIASDGTLNLAPFSFFMGVAANPPTLAISCGSRRGTKKDTLVNVEQSGELVVNIVAEELGDRMNLTSGEFTPDVDEFQIAGLTPAPCKRVRAPRVAESPINIECLLKQVVYVGNEGSESGLIIAEAVMWHIRDDLLTPENTIDISKLHAIGRLSGNWYTSTHDLYQITRPDNQPPRT, encoded by the coding sequence ATGATTATTGATCCTTCACAAATTGATCCTAGAAATAGCTACCAATTACTGATTGGCTCGATAGTTCCCCGACCGATCGCTTGGGTGTCTACAATTGCTAGCGATGGTACGTTAAATCTTGCACCTTTCAGTTTCTTTATGGGTGTGGCTGCAAACCCACCAACTCTAGCCATTTCTTGTGGTTCTCGTCGTGGGACAAAAAAAGACACACTGGTGAATGTGGAGCAGTCAGGAGAATTAGTAGTCAACATCGTTGCAGAAGAATTAGGCGATCGCATGAATCTCACTAGTGGTGAGTTTACGCCTGATGTTGATGAATTTCAAATTGCCGGGCTAACCCCTGCACCTTGCAAACGCGTGCGTGCGCCGCGAGTTGCTGAGTCACCAATTAATATTGAGTGTTTACTCAAACAAGTAGTTTATGTTGGCAATGAAGGTAGTGAATCGGGATTAATTATCGCTGAAGCAGTGATGTGGCATATCCGCGACGATTTACTTACACCTGAAAACACCATTGATATTAGCAAACTACATGCGATTGGTCGTCTCTCAGGAAATTGGTATACAAGTACTCACGATTTATATCAAATTACTCGTCCTGATAACCAGCCGCCTAGAACTTGA
- a CDS encoding WcaF family extracellular polysaccharide biosynthesis acetyltransferase — protein sequence MRLDQYTVGTYTPGAPYWKQLLWYFIGSPLVESYWLPMSSLKVWILRSFGATIGQQVRIKPGVKVKFPWRLSIGDFAWIGENAWIDNLAPVIIESHVCLSQGVYLCTGNHNWNHPDFKLMPAPIYIQESSWIAAKSVIGPGVTIGKGAVLTLGGVTGSSLEPMIIYAGNPAQPIKKRFNY from the coding sequence ATGCGTCTAGATCAATATACTGTCGGTACTTACACCCCAGGTGCACCCTACTGGAAACAACTTCTCTGGTATTTTATCGGGTCGCCTTTGGTTGAAAGTTATTGGCTTCCCATGTCATCGTTAAAAGTCTGGATACTACGCAGCTTTGGTGCCACTATTGGTCAACAAGTTAGGATTAAACCAGGAGTAAAGGTCAAGTTTCCTTGGCGATTAAGTATTGGTGATTTTGCTTGGATTGGGGAAAATGCTTGGATTGATAACCTAGCACCTGTGATTATTGAAAGTCATGTTTGTTTATCTCAAGGAGTCTATCTCTGCACTGGCAATCATAACTGGAATCATCCTGATTTTAAACTGATGCCTGCTCCTATCTACATTCAAGAGAGTAGTTGGATTGCAGCTAAGTCTGTAATTGGCCCAGGAGTGACAATTGGTAAAGGTGCAGTGCTGACCTTGGGTGGCGTAACTGGGTCTTCTTTAGAACCAATGATTATTTATGCTGGTAATCCGGCTCAACCCATCAAAAAGAGATTCAATTATTAA
- a CDS encoding slipin family protein, translating into MWKTFYIKPNEIGILYHRSDFKRILQPGTHTYLGWHWQVKTYDLNQPEANINNLELLLRNHNAQLQEYLLVVRTAFNQVALVRVGQTWVSVLPNQLRAFWRGFIEVESHIFNLDESLELPAEFVQQVRLTTINGLKKFIISEYEIGLLYEQNNFVRPLEPGDYAFWTVNRDVSVRSLSRIVPNPGFPLEDVLIEKHPEFVAAYCETVQLQNQQVAIVRYQGKVIAILAPCDRKLFWQGVAVEVIDISTDAKLPSRLVAELVAGLPEALSLSRNSLHICEVPAQHVGLLYIDQEFQTLLQPGKHAWWVFGRSWQTQVFDLRQQTLEVSGQDILSKDKVPLRLNLTAGYRILDPLRAKNALVDITGYLYKELQFALRGAVGEKTLDALLEDKGAIDRSISEYIRQKTADYGIEVDSVGVKDIILPGEIKTILSKVVEAEKAAQANVVRRREETAATRSMLNTAKVMEDNPVALRLKELEILERIAEKIEKIQVNGSLDSILTELIRINRE; encoded by the coding sequence ATGTGGAAGACTTTCTATATCAAACCTAATGAAATTGGTATTTTATATCATCGCAGTGATTTTAAAAGAATCTTACAGCCTGGAACCCATACTTATTTAGGTTGGCATTGGCAAGTAAAAACCTATGACCTTAACCAACCAGAAGCTAATATTAATAACTTGGAATTGTTACTAAGAAATCACAATGCACAATTACAAGAATATTTATTAGTAGTAAGAACTGCATTTAATCAAGTTGCTTTAGTGCGTGTGGGGCAAACTTGGGTGAGTGTTCTACCCAATCAACTGCGGGCTTTTTGGCGTGGTTTTATTGAAGTTGAATCTCATATATTTAACTTAGATGAAAGTTTAGAATTACCTGCTGAATTTGTACAGCAAGTACGTCTAACTACGATAAATGGGCTGAAAAAGTTCATAATTTCTGAATATGAAATTGGGTTGCTGTATGAGCAAAATAACTTTGTGCGCCCCTTAGAACCAGGAGATTATGCTTTTTGGACTGTGAATCGAGATGTTTCGGTTCGCTCTTTAAGTCGAATTGTTCCGAATCCTGGCTTTCCTTTAGAAGATGTATTAATTGAAAAGCATCCAGAATTTGTAGCGGCTTACTGCGAGACTGTACAATTACAGAACCAGCAAGTAGCAATTGTACGCTATCAAGGAAAAGTAATTGCCATTTTAGCACCATGCGATCGCAAACTTTTCTGGCAAGGTGTTGCAGTCGAAGTGATTGACATCAGCACCGATGCAAAGTTGCCATCTCGCTTAGTTGCAGAGTTAGTTGCGGGTTTACCAGAGGCTTTATCTTTGAGCCGCAATAGTTTGCATATTTGCGAAGTACCAGCACAGCACGTAGGTTTATTGTACATTGATCAAGAATTTCAAACTCTACTCCAGCCTGGAAAACACGCATGGTGGGTATTTGGGCGTTCTTGGCAAACGCAAGTCTTTGATTTGCGTCAGCAAACTCTCGAAGTCTCTGGCCAAGATATCCTTTCTAAGGATAAAGTACCTTTGCGTTTAAACTTAACGGCTGGTTATCGCATTCTCGACCCCCTGAGAGCCAAAAACGCTTTAGTAGATATTACTGGCTACTTATACAAAGAGCTACAGTTTGCTTTGCGTGGCGCAGTTGGGGAAAAAACTCTGGATGCGTTGCTAGAGGATAAAGGTGCAATTGATAGAAGCATCTCTGAATATATTCGCCAGAAAACCGCAGACTATGGAATTGAAGTAGATTCTGTAGGTGTGAAAGATATTATTCTTCCTGGTGAAATCAAGACGATTTTGAGCAAGGTAGTAGAAGCGGAAAAAGCTGCTCAAGCTAACGTAGTTCGTCGTCGTGAAGAAACTGCTGCTACTCGCAGTATGTTGAATACTGCCAAGGTGATGGAAGATAACCCCGTAGCGTTGCGGTTGAAGGAATTGGAAATACTAGAAAGAATTGCTGAGAAAATTGAAAAAATTCAAGTTAATGGCAGTTTGGATAGTATTTTAACCGAGTTAATTCGGATTAATCGTGAGTAG